The following are from one region of the Nocardia terpenica genome:
- a CDS encoding FAD-dependent monooxygenase, translating to MHKRTVPVLVIGAGPVGLSTGLFLAHWGVPALVAEKRPAISDIPRASSSLRTLELFRLIGLGEAVARVGWRGGPPMRTVFKDTALGATLHRGGLPPRYERFLRECSPIDARLIITHDQVQRLALTESRRKGAEVRFGLELLGLEHDADGVRALLVDRGTGAHWQITADYVIGADGANSTVRQALGITMPDREPIAPLHTVFFRADLGSALRDWGTHMCFVRNDAVYATVMSKNGRDQWSSHIMDYPGKPEGAVPLTKAEAAELVRAALGDDTIPLEVHAVNGWEAAVGMASSFRQGRIFLVGDAAHVQSSAGGLGMNTGIQDGHNLAWKIGAVRGGRFAPALLDTYEPERRAAATASLALSRGMHHGYRRLDGDPNALYDRIAADYLRAMLCYGYTTAPAPDVLDPTVRPGYRFPHRWVIDKISTLDLIGSRWTLLTGDDPEKWRTATESLGLPLPVGHLDDLDQTVLVRPDGFVAWAGSDEDSLRAALAPLLK from the coding sequence ATGCACAAGCGGACGGTGCCGGTCCTGGTGATCGGCGCGGGGCCGGTCGGCCTGTCCACGGGACTGTTCCTGGCGCACTGGGGCGTTCCGGCGCTGGTGGCCGAGAAACGACCCGCCATCTCCGATATCCCGCGCGCCAGCTCGAGCCTGCGCACGCTGGAGTTGTTCCGGCTCATCGGCCTCGGCGAGGCGGTGGCGCGGGTGGGCTGGCGGGGCGGGCCGCCCATGCGCACCGTCTTCAAGGACACCGCGCTCGGCGCCACCCTGCACCGGGGCGGGCTACCCCCGCGCTACGAGCGGTTCCTGCGGGAGTGCAGCCCGATCGATGCGCGCCTGATCATCACCCACGACCAAGTGCAGCGGCTGGCGCTGACCGAATCCCGGCGCAAGGGCGCGGAGGTCCGATTCGGGCTCGAGCTGCTGGGGCTGGAACACGATGCCGACGGGGTGCGGGCGCTGCTCGTCGACCGCGGGACCGGCGCGCACTGGCAGATTACCGCCGACTACGTGATCGGAGCCGATGGGGCGAACAGCACGGTGCGGCAGGCGCTGGGCATCACCATGCCCGACCGGGAGCCGATCGCGCCGCTGCACACCGTGTTCTTCCGCGCCGATCTCGGTTCCGCACTGCGGGATTGGGGCACGCACATGTGTTTCGTGCGCAACGACGCGGTGTATGCGACGGTCATGTCGAAGAACGGCCGCGACCAATGGTCCTCGCACATCATGGATTACCCGGGCAAGCCGGAGGGCGCGGTCCCGCTGACCAAGGCCGAGGCCGCCGAATTGGTCCGTGCCGCACTCGGAGACGACACGATCCCGCTCGAGGTGCATGCCGTCAATGGCTGGGAGGCGGCCGTCGGCATGGCGTCCTCGTTCCGGCAGGGGCGGATCTTCCTCGTCGGCGACGCCGCCCACGTGCAGAGCTCCGCGGGCGGGCTGGGCATGAACACCGGCATCCAGGACGGGCACAACCTGGCGTGGAAGATCGGCGCGGTGCGCGGCGGCCGGTTCGCCCCCGCCCTGCTGGACACCTACGAGCCCGAAAGGCGGGCGGCGGCAACGGCTTCGCTGGCCCTGTCGCGCGGCATGCACCACGGCTACCGGCGGCTCGACGGCGACCCGAACGCACTCTACGACCGCATCGCCGCCGACTACCTGCGCGCCATGCTGTGCTACGGCTACACCACCGCCCCCGCCCCCGACGTCCTCGACCCCACCGTCCGCCCCGGCTACCGCTTCCCGCACCGCTGGGTCATCGACAAGATCTCCACCCTGGACCTGATCGGCTCCCGCTGGACCCTCCTCACCGGCGACGACCCCGAAAAATGGCGCACGGCAACCGAATCCCTGGGCCTTCCCCTGCCGGTCGGCCACCTCGACGACCTGGATCAGACGGTCCTGGTCCGTCCGGACGGGTTCGTCGCCTGGGCCGGGTCCGACGAGGATTCGCTGCGAGCAGCACTCGCTCCACTGCTCAAGTAA
- a CDS encoding ferredoxin, with protein sequence MAEDKWRIEVDRGSCIGSGMCTGTAPAHFALVDGKSSAIHEYAEPDDAVIGAAESCPAEAIRVWAANGTVLAPEQ encoded by the coding sequence GTGGCAGAAGACAAATGGCGTATCGAGGTAGACCGAGGCAGCTGCATCGGCTCGGGCATGTGCACCGGCACCGCACCGGCCCATTTCGCCCTCGTGGACGGAAAGTCCAGCGCCATCCACGAATACGCCGAACCCGACGATGCCGTGATAGGTGCGGCGGAATCCTGCCCGGCAGAAGCGATTCGCGTCTGGGCGGCCAATGGGACGGTGCTCGCGCCGGAGCAGTAG
- a CDS encoding cytochrome P450, which translates to MTVHTEVRHYPFGEPIRLDMDPIYARLRREEPVSRIRLPYGGDGWLVTRYEDAKLVLADPRFSRAVTVDREDIPRTSPRPTPPDGLLSMDPPEHSRVRRLVAKAFTGRRVEQLRPRAQAIVNERLDAIENAGPPADLVQGLALPLPVTVICEMLGVPTRDQHRFRDFSDAVLSTTAYNREEIDTARVHLEDYLAELIAQRRAEPTDDLLGALVAARDNEDRLTEPELVSLGVGLLIAGHETTANQIANFTYLLLTQRDQWELLRARPDLVPGAVEELLRYVQLGSGGGFARVAMEDVVLSGVTVRAGESVFVNTQAANRDERIFDRSEELVLTRENNPHMAFGHGVHHCLGAQLARVELQVALGTLLHRFPTLRLAVPLEEVPWKTGLLVRGPKSLPVSW; encoded by the coding sequence ATGACCGTGCATACCGAGGTGCGCCACTATCCGTTCGGCGAACCGATCCGCCTCGACATGGATCCGATCTACGCCCGCCTGCGCCGGGAGGAACCGGTCAGCCGGATACGGCTGCCCTACGGCGGGGACGGCTGGCTGGTCACCCGCTACGAGGATGCCAAGCTCGTGCTCGCCGATCCGCGGTTCAGCCGCGCGGTGACCGTGGACCGCGAGGACATTCCGCGTACCTCGCCGCGCCCGACGCCGCCCGACGGGCTGTTGAGCATGGATCCGCCCGAGCACAGCAGGGTACGCCGGCTGGTCGCGAAGGCGTTCACCGGCCGCCGGGTGGAGCAATTGCGCCCGCGCGCACAGGCAATCGTGAACGAGCGCCTCGACGCGATCGAAAACGCCGGTCCGCCCGCCGATCTCGTGCAGGGCCTGGCGCTGCCGTTGCCGGTCACCGTGATCTGCGAAATGCTCGGCGTGCCGACGCGGGATCAGCACCGGTTCCGCGACTTCTCCGATGCCGTGCTGTCGACCACCGCCTACAACCGCGAGGAGATCGACACCGCGCGTGTGCATCTGGAGGACTACCTCGCCGAGTTGATCGCGCAGCGCCGGGCCGAGCCGACCGACGACCTGCTCGGCGCCCTGGTCGCCGCGCGCGACAACGAGGACCGGCTCACCGAGCCGGAGCTGGTCAGCCTCGGTGTCGGGCTGCTCATCGCGGGCCACGAGACCACGGCCAACCAGATCGCGAACTTCACCTATCTGCTGCTCACCCAACGGGATCAGTGGGAGTTGCTGCGGGCGCGACCGGATCTGGTGCCGGGGGCGGTGGAGGAGCTGCTGCGGTACGTGCAGCTCGGATCGGGCGGCGGATTCGCCCGGGTGGCCATGGAAGACGTTGTGCTGAGCGGTGTCACCGTGCGGGCCGGGGAGTCGGTGTTCGTCAACACCCAGGCCGCCAATCGCGACGAGCGCATCTTCGACCGCTCCGAGGAGCTGGTCCTCACCCGGGAGAACAACCCGCACATGGCCTTCGGCCACGGCGTCCACCACTGCCTGGGCGCACAGCTGGCCCGGGTGGAGCTACAGGTGGCGCTGGGCACCCTGCTGCACCGGTTCCCGACGCTGCGCCTCGCGGTGCCGCTCGAGGAGGTGCCGTGGAAGACGGGCCTGCTCGTCCGCGGCCCCAAGTCCCTCCCGGTGAGCTGGTGA
- a CDS encoding TetR/AcrR family transcriptional regulator, giving the protein MSSENEAAGRKRDAAATRAAVLAAAKELFAERGYERATVRDIAARAGVNQALLFRYFGNKDELFRAAIADQGRILIEEGPADALLSRLLGRSLEPSDIAAQGRWLQAALRSSGHDEGTSAIRRELGDEYIRALSSLTDADDAELRAELLLAWLLGIGLMRWVHRREPLASAEPAAVADHVLSAARVLLERIDPKFPPA; this is encoded by the coding sequence ATGTCGAGCGAGAACGAAGCGGCGGGACGGAAGCGGGATGCGGCCGCCACCAGGGCCGCGGTGCTGGCGGCCGCCAAGGAGCTGTTCGCCGAGCGCGGATACGAGCGCGCGACGGTCCGCGATATCGCGGCGCGCGCCGGGGTGAACCAGGCGCTGCTGTTCCGCTACTTCGGCAACAAGGACGAACTGTTCCGCGCCGCGATCGCCGATCAGGGCCGGATCCTCATCGAGGAGGGCCCGGCCGACGCCCTGCTGAGCCGCCTGCTGGGCCGCTCGCTGGAGCCGTCCGACATTGCCGCACAGGGGCGTTGGCTCCAGGCCGCGCTGCGCTCGAGCGGGCACGACGAGGGCACCTCCGCCATCCGCCGCGAACTGGGCGACGAATACATCCGCGCGCTGTCCTCGCTCACCGACGCCGACGATGCGGAACTGCGCGCCGAGTTGCTGCTGGCCTGGCTGCTGGGAATCGGGCTGATGCGATGGGTGCATCGCCGCGAACCCCTGGCGAGCGCCGAACCCGCGGCGGTAGCCGATCATGTGCTGAGCGCGGCCCGGGTGCTGCTGGAGCGGATCGACCCGAAATTCCCACCGGCATAG
- a CDS encoding thioesterase family protein, which translates to MIACYLPDPATPGLFHPTELTRGPWSPDAQHGGAPSALLGYVIEQHEPRPGFRVARITIDMLGPVPLSPLRAQARVVRAEARVARPGREVEVVEATLDSDRGPVVRATAWRLRRAEPELPIPAEVLPTGTRPGPDTVTPGPQHRFPSDRAVGFHSGVEYRFVSGAFLSPGPAVCWIRLRQPIVAGVAPSPLQRALAAADFGNGVSSVLPWDGYFFINTDLTVTLHRDPVGEWVCLDAMTAPDPSGIGSAESRLFDERGPIGRGTQTLLLGTR; encoded by the coding sequence GTGATCGCCTGTTACCTGCCCGATCCCGCGACCCCGGGCCTGTTTCATCCGACCGAGCTCACCCGGGGGCCGTGGTCGCCGGATGCGCAGCACGGGGGAGCGCCGTCGGCTCTGCTGGGGTACGTCATCGAACAGCACGAGCCGCGGCCGGGGTTCCGGGTGGCGCGGATAACGATCGATATGCTTGGGCCGGTGCCGCTTTCGCCCTTGCGGGCGCAGGCGCGCGTGGTCCGGGCCGAGGCGCGGGTGGCCCGGCCGGGGCGGGAGGTCGAGGTGGTCGAGGCCACGCTCGATTCGGATCGGGGGCCGGTGGTCCGGGCCACCGCCTGGCGGTTGCGGCGGGCCGAGCCGGAATTGCCGATACCGGCGGAGGTGCTGCCGACCGGCACCCGGCCCGGTCCCGACACCGTGACACCCGGTCCGCAGCACCGCTTTCCGAGCGATCGGGCGGTGGGGTTTCACAGCGGCGTCGAATATCGTTTCGTGTCGGGCGCATTCCTGAGTCCGGGCCCGGCCGTCTGTTGGATTCGGTTGCGGCAGCCGATCGTGGCGGGCGTCGCGCCCAGCCCCCTGCAGCGGGCCCTGGCGGCCGCCGACTTCGGCAATGGCGTCAGTTCCGTTCTGCCTTGGGACGGATACTTTTTCATCAATACCGACCTCACCGTGACCCTGCATCGCGACCCGGTCGGCGAGTGGGTATGCCTGGACGCCATGACCGCGCCCGATCCCAGCGGCATCGGTTCGGCCGAGTCACGCCTGTTCGACGAGCGGGGACCGATCGGGCGTGGTACCCAGACCCTGCTGCTCGGCACCCGCTGA
- a CDS encoding D-alanyl-D-alanine carboxypeptidase family protein, whose translation MRAFALLLQVAVAGMLVVAAGQATAAPVAGGSHVQLPFWPSPEPDGVQAPEAELADGNTGAPRWSRQADTPAPIGSITKVMTALVVINAGDLDRAVTVPPGIIDYNSRYGASTAGLVPGEVLTARQLLYAMMLPSGCDAAYTLAEAYGPGQAGFIAAMNDTAHQLGLAGTHFTDPSGLPNPTDYSTYSTPADLVTLGLRAMSLPVFRDIVRSQTYHLPAGPAHREHVWQTTNLLLHDYPGTAGIKTGSTDAAGTCLLFEAIRAGQPLIGVVLHSSPDDDAAAANDAVRLLNWGYGPILSALPIG comes from the coding sequence ATGCGAGCATTTGCCCTGTTGTTGCAGGTAGCCGTCGCGGGGATGCTGGTCGTGGCGGCCGGTCAGGCCACCGCCGCTCCCGTCGCGGGCGGGTCGCATGTTCAGCTGCCGTTCTGGCCGTCGCCCGAGCCGGACGGCGTGCAGGCGCCCGAGGCGGAGTTGGCCGACGGGAACACCGGCGCGCCACGGTGGTCGCGGCAGGCGGATACTCCGGCTCCGATCGGCAGCATTACGAAGGTGATGACCGCGCTGGTCGTGATCAATGCCGGAGATCTCGATCGGGCCGTCACGGTGCCGCCGGGAATCATCGACTACAACAGCAGGTACGGCGCGAGCACCGCGGGTCTGGTTCCCGGAGAGGTGCTTACCGCGCGGCAACTGCTGTACGCGATGATGCTCCCGTCCGGCTGCGATGCCGCCTACACCCTCGCCGAGGCATACGGGCCCGGCCAGGCCGGTTTCATCGCCGCCATGAACGACACCGCGCACCAATTGGGCTTGGCGGGAACACATTTCACCGATCCCAGCGGGCTGCCGAACCCCACCGACTACTCCACCTACTCCACCCCGGCGGACCTGGTAACCCTCGGCCTGCGCGCGATGAGCCTGCCGGTGTTCCGTGACATCGTCCGCTCGCAGACCTATCACCTGCCCGCCGGTCCGGCCCATCGCGAGCATGTCTGGCAGACCACGAACCTGCTGCTGCACGACTACCCCGGCACCGCGGGCATCAAGACCGGATCCACCGACGCCGCCGGAACCTGCCTGCTGTTCGAGGCGATCCGCGCGGGCCAGCCCCTGATCGGCGTCGTCCTGCACAGCTCACCGGACGACGACGCGGCCGCCGCGAACGACGCTGTGCGCCTGCTGAATTGGGGCTACGGCCCGATCCTGAGCGCACTGCCGATCGGCTGA
- a CDS encoding SAM-dependent methyltransferase, whose product MPALPDWSPDDIDPNVPSSARMYDYVLGGFANFEVDRKLAEWVMATMPEVVQGARRNRAFLRRLVTFLVEEAGIDQFLDLGSGVPTVGNVHEIAQRLRPDARVAYVDIDPVAVAASRDLLADNPIATAVRADLTDVEAILADPEIVALLDLTRPVAVLMVSVLHFVPESADPDGVIARLRAAMAPGSYLAISHFSHGSREGDADRIVAMSRQTPTTTTPRTRDRIEALFRGFTLLPPGVVDVSRWRPDDDETDPDEFSGWYGGVGVRA is encoded by the coding sequence ATGCCCGCACTGCCGGATTGGTCGCCCGATGACATCGACCCGAATGTTCCCAGCTCGGCCCGCATGTACGACTACGTGCTGGGTGGATTCGCCAACTTCGAGGTCGATCGCAAGTTGGCGGAGTGGGTCATGGCCACCATGCCGGAGGTCGTCCAGGGCGCTCGCCGCAATCGCGCGTTCCTGCGCCGCCTGGTCACCTTCCTCGTCGAGGAGGCGGGCATCGATCAGTTCCTCGATCTCGGCTCGGGCGTTCCGACGGTGGGAAACGTGCACGAGATCGCGCAGCGGCTGCGGCCCGACGCGCGGGTCGCCTATGTCGACATCGATCCGGTCGCGGTGGCGGCCAGCCGGGATCTGTTGGCGGACAATCCCATAGCCACGGCCGTGCGCGCCGATCTGACCGACGTCGAGGCGATCCTCGCCGATCCGGAGATCGTCGCGCTGCTCGACCTCACCCGGCCGGTGGCCGTGCTGATGGTGTCGGTGCTGCACTTCGTTCCCGAATCGGCGGACCCGGACGGGGTGATCGCCCGGCTACGCGCGGCCATGGCGCCGGGCAGCTACCTGGCCATCTCGCATTTCAGCCATGGCAGCCGGGAGGGCGACGCGGACCGGATCGTCGCCATGTCGCGCCAGACGCCTACCACCACGACACCGCGCACCCGCGATCGGATCGAGGCCCTGTTCCGCGGTTTCACCCTGCTGCCTCCCGGTGTCGTCGACGTATCCCGGTGGCGGCCGGACGACGACGAGACGGACCCGGACGAGTTCTCGGGCTGGTACGGCGGCGTGGGCGTACGCGCTTGA
- a CDS encoding MCE family protein, whose product MNPPLWRWVVRHRIAVANIGLIVVLLVGAGYLGGSVLRFSPFRHTYTVTVEFASSGGLLPGNDVTFRGTRVGRVREVRVSGDGVAAIAEIGDSARIPVGGTVAVGRLSAAGEQYLDFRPDSDSGPYLGDGAVVDRSRTSSPVSVQSVLSDMSGLIGGLNPQRLDVIIDELDRALAGGPDRLRDMISGISRAMSGLTDLLPQTRQLLENLEVIAGTTAHAQPDLGKLTAAGTALFQQATAADQEVRQLLERGPGQLALFGDFVTRNQDPLTDLVTNFVAITKAAKLRQPAIEALFPALREGSRALGIPAHDGSYHTLVDIWPRPTCDYNTIPVVPTVRTSDTRVRLYNYCVTDDPALQVRGAADAPRPDVPDNGTTAPPGVTGNELSDPIPGR is encoded by the coding sequence ATGAATCCGCCGCTGTGGCGGTGGGTGGTTCGGCATCGGATCGCCGTCGCCAATATCGGGCTGATCGTGGTGCTGCTGGTGGGGGCCGGATATCTGGGCGGGTCGGTGCTGCGCTTCTCCCCGTTCCGCCACACCTACACCGTCACGGTGGAATTCGCCTCCTCCGGTGGGCTGCTGCCCGGCAACGACGTCACCTTCCGGGGCACGCGGGTCGGGCGGGTGCGCGAGGTGCGGGTGTCCGGGGACGGTGTCGCCGCGATCGCCGAAATCGGCGACAGCGCACGGATTCCCGTGGGCGGGACGGTGGCCGTGGGGCGGCTGTCGGCCGCCGGGGAGCAGTATCTGGACTTCCGGCCCGACTCGGACTCGGGACCGTATCTCGGCGACGGCGCGGTGGTGGATCGGTCGCGCACCAGCAGCCCGGTCAGCGTGCAGTCGGTGCTGAGCGATATGAGCGGGTTGATCGGCGGGCTGAATCCGCAGCGGCTCGACGTGATCATCGACGAGCTGGACAGGGCGCTCGCCGGTGGCCCGGATCGGTTGCGCGACATGATTTCCGGGATCAGCCGGGCCATGTCGGGCCTGACCGATCTGCTGCCGCAGACGCGGCAGCTGCTGGAGAACCTGGAGGTGATCGCCGGTACCACCGCGCACGCCCAGCCGGACCTGGGGAAGTTGACCGCCGCCGGTACCGCGCTGTTCCAGCAGGCGACCGCGGCCGATCAGGAGGTGCGGCAGCTGCTCGAGCGGGGGCCGGGCCAGCTGGCGCTGTTCGGGGACTTCGTGACCCGCAATCAGGACCCGCTCACGGATCTGGTCACCAACTTCGTCGCCATCACCAAGGCCGCCAAGCTGCGCCAGCCCGCCATCGAGGCCCTGTTCCCCGCGCTGCGCGAAGGCTCACGGGCGCTGGGCATTCCGGCCCACGACGGGAGTTACCACACCCTGGTCGACATCTGGCCCCGGCCGACCTGCGACTACAACACGATTCCCGTGGTCCCGACGGTACGGACCAGCGATACGCGGGTTCGGCTCTACAACTACTGCGTCACCGACGATCCGGCATTACAGGTGCGGGGCGCCGCCGATGCGCCGCGGCCGGACGTTCCCGACAACGGGACGACCGCGCCGCCGGGGGTGACGGGAAATGAACTGTCCGATCCGATTCCTGGGCGATAG
- a CDS encoding MCE family protein yields the protein MSGRRRAATTLTATLAAVLVSTAGCAVTVDTLPMPKPGIGGPGYPLHAVFRDALNLPDHAHVTIGGTEIGTVTRITTTDFLADVEMRIRDDIRLPRGTTAELRQATPLGDVFVAVTLPSNQEAGQPLRPGDTIDVGHTATAASVEQLMMSVSMLVNGGGLNQAAQLTTQLNSMFAGRAPELAHLITEMTDVITALNDRTGDIDSTLSGLNALSGELARRKTELGAAADTFPQLLGLTQENNQRIVDLLHKVSLTMAALGDFTDTTGPQFLHLFDSIEQLMSGFTRMGDNLGGTLDGIHRVYPGMMASLKGPALAVAATLSYLDIGALTDPHGSRPPEPGDVPAFVGSLAQVLAKVFGRLVSPPQPPPPGGGR from the coding sequence ATGAGCGGCAGGCGCAGGGCGGCAACGACTCTCACCGCCACCCTGGCGGCGGTGCTGGTGAGCACGGCGGGCTGCGCGGTCACGGTGGATACGCTGCCGATGCCCAAACCTGGGATCGGCGGCCCCGGATACCCGCTGCACGCCGTGTTCCGGGACGCGCTGAACCTGCCCGACCACGCGCACGTCACGATCGGCGGCACCGAGATCGGCACCGTCACCCGGATCACCACCACCGATTTCCTCGCCGACGTGGAAATGCGGATCCGCGACGATATCCGGTTGCCGCGCGGCACGACCGCGGAGCTGCGCCAGGCCACGCCACTGGGCGATGTGTTCGTGGCGGTCACGCTGCCGTCGAATCAGGAAGCGGGACAACCGCTTCGGCCGGGCGACACCATCGACGTCGGGCACACCGCCACGGCCGCCTCGGTCGAGCAGCTGATGATGTCGGTCTCGATGCTGGTGAACGGCGGCGGGCTGAATCAGGCGGCGCAGCTCACCACGCAGCTGAATTCGATGTTCGCCGGTCGCGCACCGGAACTCGCGCACCTGATCACCGAGATGACCGACGTGATCACGGCATTGAACGACCGGACCGGCGACATCGACAGCACCCTGTCCGGTTTGAACGCGCTGTCGGGCGAATTGGCCAGGCGCAAAACGGAACTGGGGGCGGCGGCCGACACCTTCCCGCAGCTGCTGGGCCTGACGCAGGAGAACAATCAGCGGATCGTGGACCTACTGCACAAGGTGTCGCTGACGATGGCGGCGCTCGGCGACTTCACCGACACCACCGGGCCGCAGTTCCTGCACCTGTTCGACAGCATCGAGCAGCTGATGTCCGGATTCACGCGGATGGGCGACAATCTGGGCGGGACGCTGGACGGGATCCACCGGGTGTATCCGGGCATGATGGCCAGCCTGAAGGGACCGGCGCTGGCGGTGGCGGCCACGCTGTCGTATCTCGATATCGGGGCGCTCACCGATCCGCACGGCAGCAGGCCGCCGGAACCGGGCGACGTACCGGCCTTCGTCGGCAGCCTCGCGCAGGTGCTGGCGAAGGTGTTCGGGCGGCTGGTGAGCCCGCCGCAGCCACCGCCGCCCGGGGGTGGGCGATGA
- a CDS encoding MCE family protein: MTIRRLLKLISLCWITALATGCGLLPASMTALPGQYLGDHLHLSADFENVAGLYAGNEVDVLGVPVGKVDTIEAKGSYVQVTMLLDAGVKIAPDAMAALVNPQLITNRHVELFPAYSGTGPSMTDGSHIPLPRTRTPVELDRILQTFDQLGAALKGDNQTGPMASRVLFPLLNGNGDRLRETLDSLSSAFRTTLANKDQISDAVVKLNEITQIIADNDQTVRDFSGRLTQLVDLLGAQAPGLQAVLTQLDAFVTDTATLVGQNRDQLAGALQRFVAITAQMRANARNLTEITDVTPLLFQNLSNATSREAGALRLHGLFDKTILDGEALSTFCERVMLRLDGCRTGKIADMGPDFGLTAALLGIEGRK, translated from the coding sequence ATGACCATTCGTCGACTGCTGAAACTTATTTCGCTGTGCTGGATTACCGCACTGGCCACCGGATGTGGGCTGCTGCCCGCGAGCATGACCGCGCTGCCCGGCCAGTACCTCGGCGACCATCTGCACCTCAGCGCGGATTTCGAGAATGTGGCCGGGTTGTATGCCGGGAACGAGGTCGATGTGCTGGGCGTACCCGTCGGGAAGGTCGACACGATCGAGGCCAAGGGCAGCTATGTGCAGGTGACCATGCTGCTCGACGCCGGGGTGAAGATCGCGCCCGATGCCATGGCGGCGCTGGTGAATCCGCAGCTGATCACCAATCGTCATGTCGAATTGTTCCCCGCCTACTCCGGAACCGGGCCGAGCATGACCGACGGTTCCCATATTCCGTTGCCGCGCACCAGGACTCCCGTCGAGCTGGATCGCATCCTGCAAACCTTCGATCAGCTCGGCGCGGCGCTGAAGGGCGACAACCAGACCGGGCCGATGGCCAGCCGAGTGCTGTTCCCGCTGCTGAACGGCAACGGCGATCGGCTGCGCGAGACGCTGGACTCGCTGTCGTCGGCATTCCGCACCACCCTCGCCAACAAGGATCAGATCTCCGACGCGGTGGTGAAACTCAACGAGATCACCCAGATCATCGCCGACAACGACCAGACCGTCAGGGATTTCAGCGGGCGGCTCACGCAGCTGGTCGACCTCCTGGGGGCGCAGGCGCCCGGCCTGCAAGCGGTGCTCACCCAGCTCGACGCGTTCGTCACCGACACCGCAACCCTGGTGGGGCAGAACAGGGATCAGCTGGCGGGAGCGCTGCAACGCTTCGTCGCCATCACCGCGCAGATGCGCGCGAATGCCCGCAATCTCACCGAGATCACCGATGTGACGCCGCTGCTGTTCCAAAACCTGTCCAATGCCACCAGCCGGGAGGCCGGTGCGCTGCGCCTGCACGGGCTGTTCGACAAGACGATTCTCGACGGCGAGGCGCTGTCGACCTTCTGCGAGCGGGTGATGCTGCGCCTGGACGGCTGCCGCACCGGCAAGATCGCCGACATGGGGCCCGACTTCGGGCTCACCGCCGCGCTGCTCGGCATCGAGGGGCGGAAATGA
- a CDS encoding MlaD family protein has protein sequence MRVPGFLRNRPLRLGVFAAGFVVVLLAGSSVLVQARVGDKTMHAEFAQAAGLRAGATVDVSGIEVGTVRAVRLDGPRVVADFAVRRDLRLGPDARAAIKLSTILGRLHVDLTPGNGKGLPDNTIRLDHTEVPYNLGKVIQDPQYKNSFERIERIDPGKLRAALDTLDRQMGDSPQLAVQALNSIGALAKVIDDRRDEVDSLLKNMDQVATLASDNRNSVLLLLTRGAAIGDAVQQRETLLKQLLDNVAQLSKLLQDMGLQNKDRLSPLIADLNTMSEGLTKNKDNLDRLYQTMPVAVRQFTNAIGNGPYGDVWAPWIFPDNWLCFARAVQGCN, from the coding sequence GTGAGAGTGCCCGGGTTCCTGCGCAATCGGCCGCTGCGGCTGGGTGTGTTCGCGGCCGGATTCGTGGTGGTGCTGCTGGCCGGGTCCAGCGTGCTCGTCCAGGCTCGGGTGGGCGACAAGACGATGCACGCCGAGTTCGCGCAGGCCGCCGGGCTGCGCGCGGGCGCGACGGTCGACGTGTCCGGGATCGAGGTGGGCACGGTGCGGGCCGTCCGGCTCGACGGCCCCAGGGTGGTGGCGGATTTCGCGGTGCGCCGCGATCTGCGCCTGGGCCCGGACGCGCGGGCGGCGATCAAACTGTCCACGATTCTCGGTCGGCTGCATGTCGATCTGACGCCCGGCAATGGAAAGGGACTGCCGGACAACACTATTCGCCTCGACCACACCGAGGTCCCCTACAACCTGGGCAAGGTGATCCAGGATCCGCAGTACAAGAACTCCTTCGAGCGGATCGAGCGCATCGACCCGGGCAAGCTGCGCGCGGCGCTGGACACGCTCGACCGGCAGATGGGTGATTCGCCGCAGCTCGCGGTGCAGGCGCTCAACAGCATCGGCGCGCTGGCCAAGGTGATCGACGACCGCCGCGACGAGGTCGACAGCCTGCTGAAGAACATGGACCAGGTGGCGACACTGGCGTCGGACAATCGCAACAGTGTGCTGCTGCTGTTGACCCGGGGCGCCGCGATCGGCGACGCGGTGCAGCAGCGGGAGACCCTGCTGAAGCAGCTGCTCGACAATGTGGCGCAGCTGTCGAAGCTGTTGCAGGACATGGGATTGCAGAACAAGGACCGGCTGTCCCCGCTCATCGCCGACCTGAACACCATGTCCGAGGGCCTGACCAAGAACAAGGACAACCTCGACCGGCTGTACCAGACCATGCCGGTCGCGGTGCGGCAGTTCACCAATGCGATCGGCAACGGCCCGTACGGCGATGTGTGGGCCCCGTGGATCTTCCCGGACAACTGGCTGTGCTTCGCGCGAGCGGTCCAGGGGTGCAACTGA